In Corallincola holothuriorum, a single window of DNA contains:
- a CDS encoding YdcH family protein, whose protein sequence is MLGESHSLGHDFPKYQDLIAKLIESDESFAKENKNYNALDKKIRVLELNGAPIDDLAMQQLKHERAEMKDQLYQRLVAAE, encoded by the coding sequence ATGTTGGGTGAAAGCCATTCTCTCGGTCATGATTTTCCTAAATACCAAGATCTCATAGCAAAACTTATTGAAAGTGATGAATCTTTTGCGAAAGAGAATAAGAATTACAACGCCTTAGATAAAAAGATACGGGTACTCGAACTGAATGGTGCGCCGATTGATGACCTGGCGATGCAACAACTTAAACATGAAAGAGCGGAGATGAAAGACCAGCTATACCAGCGTCTGGTTGCAGCAGAGTAG
- a CDS encoding TonB family protein — MKKLIMTVAVLFLSATGCVSEPQLVQNENRCEGFEATPAYQLEGAARKSVVPVSRVSPQYPGRNGKPGKPGFAKVILDVNAEGEPINIQIVESWPNARYGKATMRAIKQWKYQPLILDDKAVVSLCHQVTMNFEKKPEEGVAKTS; from the coding sequence ATGAAAAAGTTAATTATGACTGTCGCTGTACTATTTCTCTCTGCTACTGGTTGTGTATCTGAACCCCAGCTTGTGCAGAACGAGAACCGTTGTGAAGGGTTTGAAGCTACACCCGCATATCAGTTGGAAGGCGCTGCAAGGAAGAGTGTTGTGCCTGTAAGCCGTGTTTCCCCACAATACCCAGGGCGCAATGGAAAACCTGGGAAGCCAGGTTTTGCAAAAGTGATCTTAGACGTCAATGCGGAGGGGGAGCCAATCAATATTCAAATTGTCGAATCTTGGCCGAATGCACGTTATGGAAAAGCGACGATGCGAGCGATAAAGCAGTGGAAGTATCAGCCGCTTATCCTAGACGATAAAGCAGTCGTTAGCCTGTGCCATCAGGTGACGATGAACTTTGAAAAGAAGCCTGAGGAGGGCGTCGCCAAAACCAGCTGA
- a CDS encoding class I SAM-dependent methyltransferase codes for MSNLLWKEKWKRNDIGFHQAVSHHLLRRFLSQLNLPANEKILVPLCGKSHDMDLLADLGYRVMGVELSRIAIKAYFESRQVKPSREKRGRFIIWRASNIEIWCGDVFDLTANDLHGIRTLYDCTSLTAFAAELRPRYIEHFQQTLAQPTQILLMTTESADEAVSNSALMVDAEIAALYQAHYQVELLYGQHSLLYDPEDPSAPKSMMDEKVYLMSSHTSG; via the coding sequence ATGAGTAATCTCCTGTGGAAAGAGAAGTGGAAGCGTAACGACATAGGCTTTCACCAAGCGGTTAGCCATCATTTACTGCGCCGCTTTTTATCCCAGCTGAACCTGCCCGCGAATGAAAAGATCCTGGTGCCGTTATGCGGCAAAAGCCATGACATGGATCTGCTCGCCGATCTCGGCTATCGAGTGATGGGCGTCGAATTGAGCAGGATCGCCATCAAGGCCTACTTCGAATCCCGGCAGGTGAAACCCAGCCGCGAGAAAAGAGGACGCTTTATTATCTGGCGTGCGAGCAATATTGAGATCTGGTGTGGCGATGTTTTTGATCTGACCGCTAATGATTTGCATGGCATTCGCACGCTTTATGATTGCACATCGCTGACGGCGTTTGCCGCCGAGCTGCGCCCCCGTTATATCGAACACTTTCAACAAACCTTAGCGCAACCCACTCAGATACTGCTGATGACAACAGAATCAGCAGATGAAGCGGTGAGCAATTCTGCCTTAATGGTAGATGCAGAGATAGCAGCGCTATACCAAGCGCATTACCAAGTGGAGCTGCTGTATGGCCAACATAGTCTGCTCTATGATCCTGAAGATCCGTCAGCGCCGAAAAGTATGATGGATGAGAAGGTCTACCTGATGAGTAGCCACACCTCTGGTTAG
- a CDS encoding protein-disulfide reductase DsbD family protein, which yields MSRWLFLFVVVINALALSSAHAASEPQQHPHIEVQLVSEFSHWQQDTPNWVAVVLRPEHHWHTYWVNPGESGLPTRINWTLPDGVEAGDIVWPTPERIEAAGIINLGFEEETLLLVPLTGEPSAESREINIHADVSWLVCKESCIPGNATLQMTLAKPDGNIPLPTEFAAAFSQARSQTATPLSLTAHTRVLSAEAEQRTLQLAITSSALQQASADLSLTMLAGSDLFVEQESLVQASALPRWQQQGDMLVASLALNDYFTTLPKQTAWLLITPDNKRLRFSATAGDWPAPSDTAVTATAGSAQNGAHSLLILMLMALIGGLLLNLMPCVFPVLAIKAVSLMKLRGKEKREARLHGWLYLGGIQASLLLLSGLLLLLKYSGQQIGWGFQLQDPWFLAVLASLMLAMALALFGVFELGARFMSVGQAQISRGGHQASFLSGVLAVVVASPCMTPLMAPAIGTALTLPAIEMILIMLALGFGLALPLWAISMLPRLAAMLPKPGPWLETFKQAMAFPLLLTSVWLLWLLSNHQILAVIATLLLWVIVAMLVWMRRRQLHRTFVVSLGLLLAAGISYQFTLSATQSEQALPEQAYSAERLSDSLSSNQAVLVNMTADWCLTCKVNERITFADSKVKEAFNQLGIAYLVGDWTHRDANITQYLDQFQHAGVPLYVLYDKQGNSQVLPQLLTPTLLIDSLNQAVQVKPNRQPPVE from the coding sequence ATGAGCAGATGGTTGTTCCTATTCGTTGTTGTTATCAACGCGTTGGCATTAAGCAGTGCTCATGCCGCCTCAGAACCACAACAACATCCCCATATCGAAGTCCAGCTGGTCAGTGAATTCAGTCATTGGCAGCAGGATACCCCCAACTGGGTGGCGGTGGTCTTGCGGCCTGAGCACCATTGGCATACCTACTGGGTTAACCCCGGAGAGTCGGGTTTACCGACACGGATCAATTGGACGTTACCAGACGGCGTTGAGGCGGGTGATATTGTTTGGCCAACGCCTGAGCGGATTGAAGCGGCGGGGATCATTAACCTAGGTTTTGAAGAAGAAACCCTACTGTTGGTGCCACTGACCGGCGAGCCCAGCGCAGAGAGTCGTGAGATCAATATCCACGCTGACGTGAGCTGGCTAGTGTGCAAAGAGAGCTGTATTCCCGGCAATGCGACGCTCCAGATGACGCTGGCAAAACCAGACGGCAATATTCCGCTGCCAACCGAGTTTGCCGCAGCCTTTAGCCAAGCCAGAAGCCAAACAGCAACCCCCTTGTCACTGACGGCACACACCAGAGTGCTCTCCGCAGAGGCTGAACAACGGACGCTGCAGCTGGCGATTACCAGCAGCGCGTTGCAGCAAGCATCAGCAGATTTATCATTGACCATGCTGGCTGGCAGCGATCTGTTTGTCGAACAAGAGTCCTTAGTTCAAGCTTCGGCATTGCCTCGTTGGCAGCAACAGGGCGACATGCTGGTGGCCAGTCTGGCGCTAAACGATTACTTCACTACCCTTCCCAAACAAACCGCTTGGTTATTGATCACACCGGATAATAAGCGCCTGCGGTTCAGCGCAACCGCTGGAGATTGGCCAGCCCCCTCGGACACAGCCGTTACCGCAACCGCAGGATCTGCACAGAACGGCGCACATTCACTGCTGATCCTGATGCTGATGGCACTGATCGGTGGCTTACTGCTTAACCTGATGCCCTGTGTTTTCCCAGTACTGGCGATTAAGGCGGTCAGCCTGATGAAGTTAAGGGGCAAAGAGAAACGCGAAGCCCGCTTGCATGGTTGGCTCTATCTCGGAGGGATCCAAGCATCGCTCCTGCTACTCAGTGGCTTACTGCTGCTACTGAAATACTCAGGACAACAGATCGGCTGGGGCTTTCAGTTGCAAGATCCCTGGTTTTTGGCGGTACTGGCGTCCTTGATGCTCGCCATGGCACTGGCGCTGTTTGGCGTGTTTGAACTGGGCGCACGTTTTATGTCAGTCGGCCAAGCGCAGATCAGCCGTGGCGGCCATCAAGCATCGTTTCTTTCTGGCGTGTTGGCCGTGGTGGTCGCCAGTCCCTGCATGACGCCGTTGATGGCACCCGCCATCGGTACGGCGTTGACCTTGCCCGCCATTGAGATGATCCTAATCATGCTGGCATTGGGCTTTGGCCTTGCCCTGCCTTTGTGGGCGATCAGCATGTTACCGCGACTGGCAGCGATGTTACCCAAGCCGGGGCCTTGGCTGGAAACCTTTAAGCAAGCGATGGCCTTTCCGCTATTGCTGACATCAGTGTGGTTGCTCTGGCTACTCAGTAACCATCAAATATTGGCGGTGATAGCGACCCTACTGCTGTGGGTGATTGTGGCTATGTTGGTGTGGATGCGCCGTCGCCAGTTGCACCGTACCTTTGTTGTGAGTCTAGGGTTGCTTCTCGCTGCTGGCATTAGCTATCAATTCACTCTATCGGCAACGCAATCAGAACAAGCCCTGCCCGAACAAGCCTATAGCGCGGAACGGCTTAGCGACAGCTTGTCATCAAACCAAGCGGTGCTGGTCAATATGACCGCTGATTGGTGTTTAACCTGCAAGGTAAATGAACGGATAACCTTTGCTGATAGCAAAGTAAAAGAAGCGTTTAACCAGCTGGGTATCGCTTACCTGGTCGGTGACTGGACCCATAGAGATGCCAATATCACCCAATACCTGGATCAATTTCAGCATGCAGGCGTCCCCCTTTATGTACTTTACGATAAGCAGGGTAACAGTCAGGTGTTACCACAGCTGCTAACCCCGACACTTTTGATCGATTCGTTAAACCAAGCGGTACAAGTGAAACCAAACCGACAACCACCAGTGGAGTAA
- a CDS encoding cyclic nucleotide-binding domain-containing protein, giving the protein MTQNEMIELLHSLAVFKDLSHRQHVVLAKYAVIEEIPAGEILISDGVCFDRLSLILAGKVGYYRQERGAAESLVMESYQSYFVGIFGLLFKRSPGVKARVLEPVKMLSLQFEHIAFFEKNEPAIALALYKNISMLCAETILRVINK; this is encoded by the coding sequence ATGACACAAAACGAAATGATAGAGCTGCTGCATTCATTGGCTGTCTTCAAAGACCTAAGCCACCGGCAACATGTTGTGTTGGCAAAATACGCGGTAATTGAAGAGATACCAGCAGGTGAGATATTGATTTCAGATGGTGTTTGCTTTGACAGGCTAAGCCTCATTCTCGCGGGTAAAGTCGGTTATTACCGGCAAGAGCGAGGCGCAGCGGAATCATTGGTGATGGAATCTTACCAATCCTATTTTGTCGGTATATTTGGTTTACTTTTCAAACGCAGCCCGGGGGTCAAAGCCCGCGTGCTTGAACCAGTAAAAATGCTATCGTTGCAATTTGAACATATTGCTTTCTTTGAAAAAAATGAACCTGCTATCGCCTTAGCCTTGTACAAAAACATCTCCATGCTTTGTGCTGAAACGATACTAAGAGTGATAAATAAATGA
- a CDS encoding urea amidolyase associated protein UAAP2 — translation MITESKLNATDAVIADTVLAGDYYMKVVKAGQTMRIVDLEGNQAADTLFYSAADPSERYSAMDTIREQGNVFLTTGTVLMSNECNPMLEIVADTCGRHDTLGGACATESNTVRYDLEKRCMHACRDSWMLAVAENENFGMTKRDITHNINFFMNVPVTADGGLTFADGISAPGKYVELKAAMDVIVLVSNCPQLNNPCNAYNPTPVEVLIWD, via the coding sequence ATGATCACTGAAAGTAAACTGAACGCCACCGATGCCGTGATCGCCGATACTGTGCTCGCCGGTGACTACTACATGAAAGTGGTGAAAGCAGGGCAGACTATGCGTATTGTCGACCTGGAAGGTAATCAGGCCGCTGACACGCTGTTTTATTCTGCTGCTGATCCCAGTGAACGCTACAGTGCCATGGACACCATTCGAGAGCAGGGCAATGTGTTCCTGACCACGGGCACGGTATTGATGTCCAACGAGTGTAATCCGATGCTGGAGATCGTCGCTGACACCTGTGGCCGTCACGACACTCTGGGTGGTGCCTGTGCAACGGAAAGTAATACCGTCCGCTATGATCTGGAGAAACGCTGCATGCACGCCTGCCGTGACAGCTGGATGTTGGCGGTGGCGGAAAATGAAAACTTCGGCATGACCAAGCGCGATATCACCCACAACATCAACTTCTTTATGAATGTGCCAGTGACTGCCGATGGCGGCCTGACCTTCGCTGATGGTATTTCTGCGCCGGGCAAATATGTTGAATTGAAAGCGGCCATGGATGTGATCGTACTGGTTTCCAACTGTCCGCAACTGAATAACCCCTGCAACGCCTACAACCCAACCCCGGTTGAAGTGTTGATTTGGGATTGA
- a CDS encoding thioredoxin family protein, translating to MLKITLARFCKYALMIATLVSSSLAFAAAKPGQAAPDFSLPSASGDTVKLSDYQGKYVILEWTNHDCPFVKKHYGSGNMQALQKQYTGEDVVWLSIISSAPGKQGNVSATEAMALTKSRDAHPTHVLLDSSGDVGKAYGAKTTPHIYVITPQGKLAYMGAIDSIKSADPADIPKADNYLQLAMADLSQGKAVAQPLTKPYGCSVKY from the coding sequence ATGTTGAAAATCACCCTCGCGCGCTTTTGCAAATACGCCCTGATGATAGCTACCTTAGTGAGCAGTTCGTTGGCATTCGCTGCCGCTAAACCTGGGCAGGCCGCACCGGATTTTTCACTACCAAGTGCCAGCGGCGATACTGTGAAGCTATCGGACTACCAAGGAAAATACGTGATCCTGGAATGGACCAATCATGATTGTCCCTTCGTGAAAAAGCATTACGGCAGTGGCAACATGCAGGCTCTGCAGAAGCAATACACTGGCGAAGATGTGGTATGGCTATCGATAATCTCGTCGGCACCCGGCAAGCAGGGTAACGTTTCAGCCACTGAAGCGATGGCGTTAACCAAGAGTCGCGATGCCCACCCAACCCACGTGCTCTTAGACAGCAGTGGTGACGTAGGCAAAGCTTACGGCGCAAAAACCACGCCGCATATCTATGTGATCACACCACAAGGTAAACTGGCATACATGGGTGCCATCGACAGCATCAAATCAGCCGATCCTGCCGATATTCCAAAAGCAGACAACTACCTGCAGCTGGCGATGGCTGATCTCAGCCAAGGCAAAGCAGTAGCGCAACCACTCACCAAGCCCTACGGCTGTTCAGTGAAGTACTAG
- a CDS encoding ABC transporter ATP-binding protein, whose amino-acid sequence MSYIQIKNIWKSYGDNVVLERLNKNVEQGEFVTLVGASGCGKTTFLKMLLGVEIPSKGSIKLEGQPLKAEPDGERGIVFQRYSVFPHLTVRENVLVGLELQQSRWLGRLFGGAKAKALLQVDAMLDRVGLTPAAQRYPHELSGGMQQRLALAQALVAKPKVLLLDEPFGALDPGIRADMHTLVRELWAQEKLTVFMITHDLSEAFALGSRLWVFDKVRHDPQAPNAYGASITYDLPIHKDNHADLAQQLDPELTTVRKLA is encoded by the coding sequence ATGAGCTACATCCAGATTAAAAATATTTGGAAATCCTACGGCGACAACGTGGTGCTTGAGCGGCTCAACAAGAACGTAGAGCAGGGAGAGTTTGTCACGCTGGTAGGGGCGTCCGGTTGCGGTAAAACCACCTTCCTGAAAATGCTACTGGGTGTTGAAATACCTTCTAAGGGCAGTATCAAGCTAGAAGGGCAGCCGTTGAAGGCGGAGCCTGATGGCGAACGCGGTATCGTGTTCCAGCGCTATTCGGTGTTTCCCCATTTGACCGTGCGCGAGAACGTACTGGTCGGTTTAGAGCTGCAACAAAGTCGTTGGTTAGGTCGCTTATTTGGTGGCGCAAAAGCCAAGGCGTTACTGCAGGTTGATGCCATGTTAGATCGGGTAGGCCTTACGCCTGCTGCTCAGCGTTATCCCCATGAACTTTCCGGCGGTATGCAACAGCGTTTAGCGCTGGCGCAGGCGCTGGTTGCTAAGCCGAAAGTACTGTTGCTAGATGAACCATTTGGCGCACTTGATCCCGGCATTCGTGCTGACATGCATACCTTGGTGCGTGAACTGTGGGCGCAGGAGAAACTGACAGTCTTTATGATCACCCACGATCTGTCGGAAGCGTTTGCGCTGGGATCGCGGCTTTGGGTGTTCGACAAAGTGAGGCACGACCCACAGGCGCCGAATGCCTATGGTGCTTCGATTACCTATGACTTACCGATCCATAAAGACAACCACGCAGACTTGGCACAGCAACTGGATCCCGAGTTAACAACTGTGCGCAAGCTGGCGTAA
- a CDS encoding urea amidolyase associated protein UAAP1, with the protein MSEQANYTTTIPAASHWSLRVRRGMELRIKDIEGGANLGMLFYNPEDLLERYNAPDTLKCQHTFKLTKGNCLYSDMGRIFCSITEDSLGWHDTVCGNSTKSSIAKRFGDKNYQQAGNQWHQNGYTAFLVELAKYGLGKKDMAANLNLFSKVSVDDLGNLSYVADHSQAGDEIVLRFEMDTLVLLHTCPHPLHPAGKYPAKPVAITLQQAEAVADDDICLTHCAENGRGFKNNALYLAGDAGFTSATGHHGGCHDH; encoded by the coding sequence ATGAGTGAGCAAGCGAATTACACCACTACCATACCGGCGGCCAGTCACTGGTCGTTGCGGGTGCGTCGTGGCATGGAATTACGGATTAAAGATATAGAGGGCGGCGCCAACCTAGGCATGTTGTTCTACAACCCGGAAGATCTGCTGGAGCGTTACAACGCGCCTGACACCCTGAAGTGTCAGCACACCTTTAAGCTGACTAAAGGCAACTGTCTCTACTCTGATATGGGGCGTATTTTTTGCTCCATCACGGAAGACAGCCTGGGCTGGCATGACACCGTGTGTGGCAACTCAACCAAGTCCTCTATTGCGAAACGCTTCGGTGATAAAAACTACCAGCAAGCGGGCAACCAGTGGCACCAGAATGGCTACACCGCGTTTCTGGTGGAACTGGCGAAGTATGGCTTGGGTAAAAAGGATATGGCCGCCAATCTCAACCTGTTCAGTAAGGTGTCTGTGGATGATCTAGGCAACCTCAGTTACGTGGCGGATCACAGTCAAGCCGGTGACGAGATCGTGCTGCGCTTTGAGATGGACACGCTGGTATTACTGCATACCTGCCCGCATCCTTTGCATCCGGCGGGTAAGTATCCGGCTAAGCCTGTGGCGATCACCTTGCAACAAGCCGAGGCCGTCGCTGATGACGATATCTGTTTAACCCACTGCGCTGAAAATGGCCGGGGCTTTAAAAACAACGCGCTTTATCTGGCTGGCGACGCCGGTTTTACGTCTGCCACTGGCCATCACGGAGGCTGCCATGATCACTGA
- a CDS encoding putative urea ABC transporter substrate-binding protein yields the protein MKIKATALALLLLASPASFAKDNFKICWSIYVGWMPWHYGEAEGIVNKWADKYDIEIDVVQINDYVESINQYTAGAFDGCTMTNMDALTIPAAGGVDSTALIVGDFSNGNDGVVLKNGASLADIKGQQVNLVELSVSHYLLARGLSTVGLSEKDIKVVNTSDADLVAAFTTPDVTAVTTWNPLLSEITTMPNAAKVFDSSQIPGEIIDLLVVNTETLKANPAFGKALVGAWYEIMGVMSADGEAGEKARYAMGMASGTNLKGYEAQLASTKMFYTPASAVEFTTSAQLKDTMKYVAEFSFEHGLLGDGAADATFIGIETPAGVYGDASNIQFRFDPSYMQMAAEGKIKL from the coding sequence ATGAAAATCAAAGCCACGGCACTCGCGCTATTACTGCTCGCATCTCCCGCTTCATTCGCTAAAGACAACTTCAAGATCTGTTGGTCCATCTACGTTGGCTGGATGCCTTGGCATTACGGCGAGGCGGAAGGCATCGTAAACAAATGGGCGGACAAATATGACATCGAGATCGATGTTGTGCAGATCAACGACTACGTTGAGTCGATCAACCAGTACACCGCAGGCGCCTTTGACGGCTGTACCATGACCAACATGGATGCCCTGACCATTCCCGCCGCTGGCGGTGTTGATTCTACAGCACTGATTGTTGGCGATTTCTCCAACGGTAATGATGGTGTGGTGCTGAAAAACGGCGCGTCACTGGCCGACATTAAGGGCCAACAGGTGAATCTGGTTGAGCTGTCGGTTTCCCACTATCTATTGGCGCGCGGTTTGTCGACCGTGGGTTTGAGCGAAAAAGATATTAAGGTGGTTAACACCTCTGATGCGGATCTGGTGGCAGCCTTTACTACGCCAGATGTGACTGCGGTGACTACCTGGAACCCGCTGCTGTCTGAGATCACGACCATGCCAAACGCGGCAAAGGTATTTGATTCTTCTCAGATCCCTGGTGAGATCATCGACCTGTTAGTGGTTAACACCGAGACCCTAAAAGCGAACCCTGCTTTTGGTAAAGCCTTGGTGGGTGCCTGGTACGAGATCATGGGTGTGATGAGCGCTGATGGCGAAGCCGGTGAGAAAGCCCGTTATGCCATGGGGATGGCTTCAGGTACTAACCTCAAAGGTTACGAAGCACAGCTTGCATCTACCAAGATGTTCTACACCCCCGCTTCAGCGGTTGAGTTCACCACCAGCGCACAGTTGAAAGACACCATGAAGTACGTGGCCGAATTCTCATTCGAGCATGGCTTATTGGGTGATGGTGCTGCCGATGCCACGTTCATCGGTATCGAAACCCCTGCTGGTGTTTACGGTGACGCAAGCAATATCCAGTTCCGCTTTGATCCCAGTTACATGCAGATGGCAGCTGAAGGCAAAATCAAACTGTAA
- a CDS encoding cold-shock protein, whose protein sequence is MSNTVSGTVKWFNEAKGFGFIEQKDGPDVFAHFSAIASTGFKTLAEGQQVEFIVTQGPKGPQAENIVAV, encoded by the coding sequence ATGTCTAACACAGTAAGCGGTACCGTAAAGTGGTTTAACGAAGCTAAAGGTTTCGGTTTCATCGAGCAGAAAGATGGTCCAGACGTATTCGCTCATTTCAGCGCTATCGCTAGCACAGGTTTCAAAACCTTAGCTGAAGGCCAACAAGTAGAGTTCATCGTAACTCAAGGCCCTAAAGGCCCACAGGCTGAGAACATCGTAGCTGTATAA
- a CDS encoding ABC transporter permease, which translates to MRIVNRHPSSPMRWILGLLPFILLLLVYMAASEARLAENANDKLLPGITKMADAIQRLAFEPSKRTGEYLFWQDTASSLTRLAMGVGISALIGLIIGLGNGAVPLMRAKLSPLVVAISLIPPMAILPVLFIIFGLGELSKVVLIVIGIAPFIIRDMQARTLDIPSEQLIKAQTLSANSWQLIQRVLLPQLLPRLLDAVRLSLGSAWLFLIAAEAIAATDGLGYRIFLVRRYMSMDVILPYVFWITLLAFLIDWGLRLISKKAFPWYHSQQSQGGQS; encoded by the coding sequence ATGCGAATCGTGAATCGTCATCCTTCATCACCGATGCGCTGGATATTGGGGCTATTGCCTTTTATCTTGCTGTTGTTGGTGTATATGGCTGCATCAGAAGCGCGGCTGGCTGAAAATGCCAATGACAAGCTGCTGCCCGGCATCACCAAGATGGCTGATGCGATCCAACGTCTGGCTTTCGAGCCGAGTAAACGCACTGGCGAGTACCTGTTCTGGCAGGACACGGCAAGTAGCTTAACGCGCTTGGCAATGGGTGTGGGTATCAGTGCTTTGATCGGTTTGATTATCGGTTTGGGCAATGGCGCGGTGCCGCTGATGCGCGCCAAGTTGTCGCCGTTAGTGGTCGCTATCTCCTTGATCCCTCCCATGGCTATTTTGCCGGTGCTGTTTATTATTTTCGGCCTCGGTGAACTGTCGAAAGTGGTGCTGATCGTCATTGGTATCGCGCCTTTTATTATCCGCGACATGCAGGCGCGAACCCTGGATATTCCCTCTGAACAGCTGATTAAGGCACAGACCTTGAGTGCCAATAGCTGGCAGTTGATCCAACGGGTGTTGTTGCCGCAGTTGTTACCCCGCCTGTTGGATGCGGTACGTTTGTCGTTAGGCTCAGCGTGGCTGTTCTTGATCGCGGCAGAAGCGATTGCCGCCACTGACGGTCTGGGTTATCGCATCTTCTTGGTTAGGCGTTATATGTCGATGGATGTGATCTTGCCATATGTATTTTGGATCACCCTGTTGGCATTCCTGATTGACTGGGGTTTGCGTCTGATCAGCAAAAAAGCGTTTCCCTGGTATCACTCGCAACAGAGCCAAGGAGGCCAGTCATGA